cactcaacatgcatcccAACACACATAGCACgcatatactcaaatatatgcacaaaggggtcccaaaactgcctaaaaaccccaacaaacaacacccataacacataaacatactcatgcataaaaaccctcaaaaacatccttgtacacctcaccatgcaactcttccctttccctccataaaacttgctgaaaacactataaaacataaggatcaacacttacctcttggctggtgtgatcctagcttcaaaacatggagaaaccaagctcctcaagcttcaagctccacaacttcctctttttactcaaaaccttcaaaaccaagtgaaaactcataaaaaccttgAAAGCTTTGAGACAACATCATAAAAACTTCCAAGGAGAACCTAAACCCCACCTTGACCACAAAGAGAGCTTCCAGCACCCTCCATGGCCAGTCaacggggcttaaataggtggccaaccgcccttccttcggctgccgaaactgcatgcaaaaccatgcaacgttcggcggcctaacgtgaagtttcggaagccaaacctagagcactttcggcggccgaacattaccttcggcggccgaacctgcattctgcctccttggtcttttctcttcaaaattcaTTCCCTTGCCTTTCAAAACCGGAAATCACTTAAAACATAACCTTGCTAAAACCTTGTAAAACCGTCAGTGTCCCGTGCAATGCCCCgcaaaacgaatccgacatccgagattccacctgacggtaggaattccgatgcctgaacgagccgggtattacagagacaGCCTGATCCTGCATCTAAGAGGAGGCATACTGCGTTATTTGTGTAAATTGTAAGCAATTGAAACACAATAAAAGGATATGCCAATATGCTGCAGTAGGGATGAGAAATTATTCTTATACATCATATAAATATGTGCATaactaattatttatttgattttttttcatattaattcatttatttgCATGTAGTCAAAATTAAGAGCTAGTGTCAGAAGACAATATGAGTCTCAATCCTCAGTTCAGCAGTCACAGTCCACCAGTTAGGGGATATAAAGCCAGTAGCAGTCTCAATATTTTATAGTAGTAGTCTTAATCCATTATTGGATAAACCCTTCAGCTATGGGTGGTGGAGATAACATTTTTGTTTGATACTTTTTGTTGATGTGCGGGAGATATAAATCTTACTTGATATGCAGAAGATAtatatgactatattttattgatGTATTATTGAGGATGTAAATGTTGGAGTGATATACATGGAGGATGTAAATTTGGGCTTATTATGATTGAGGCTGTTGATTGAATATAATTTCAACACATATTTTATACTATTCTCAGTGTTGTATTGagtatttttttaactaattttatatttttttataatatttcacagaaaagtaaaagagaagtgaatttgataaaaaagaTGTTAAAAAATGTTGAAATTGACTTAACCAACAATTTGGATAAACCTACCAGATGATCGTGTTTCACAAAACCAAGAATTGCCCAGATTCTTAAGCTGAGTTGACCATATTCCAGTTGATAAATTGGAGCAATAGTTTGTCCAAACTATTGAGCAAATCAACAGTTAGTAGTAGAAGCAGACCTGAGAGTGAGTGAGAAAACAAttcaattttgaaataaaagctCAGATCTCCTCATTCAAAACCATAGGATCTTACATGCTTTTCCCCTTAAGCGCGACATAACATTCTCCTTAAATTAAGGAATCATCTCCTGAATGAAAACATATTAAAGTAGGATTCCTAAATTGAAGcaataaaaaattcatattcCCAAAAGGATTCCAATAGGGTTTAGCACCTATTTAAGCCTATCTTTTTGGACAGCCACAACATCTTTGATCATCTTCGATCACTTTCTCTTTCGGCCGattctctcttctcttttttattttctttgaaagtcataagtggctaaactctttatTTCTAATTGAAGTTAGGTTGAAATTTCAGTTTATACATAGATTATAAGATCTAAACATAATTGTTCATTTTTTATTCttccaatatttatgcaatttcagttcttaatattattattacttcgttatttgattaataggacctattgttcatattttcaaagtgatatattgttagtttgaatgcttGAAATCTATAATTGTTTAAGTTATTCAAATAACAAGCAATAATTAGTGTAACCcactaaaaaattatatgatctaACTTGAACTCACTACGTGGTTTGGTTTGttggttaaaattaaaatctcaaaaatattttttgggcGCTTTGTTGACTAGGGTTAATTAGCGAAAGTTTTCTAAATAATTTACACTTAAGGAGAGATTGATTATAAGAAGTATCTTTTATAactagaactaatttattagaacgaataaaaatatttttgtttctATGATCAATTTTCAAAACCGAAATAGACcctaaacttcaactagaattggtttacattaatttatttcttctttAATTATCGCTTCTTTCaattgctttgatttttatttttaactcatcatcaaaaccccatttttactttattgtttatttttctagtttattgtttagaaatttttaatatcaattccctgtggattcgatcatatTTCCTCTACAAAATTCACATTTGTTGatttttaataggtttttttatgaatttgacACCCGGCTGTAAATTTGGAAAGACAATGTATTAGTTTTGATTCTTTTTGTAGAGTGATATACAAGGAGCTAAATGTATGGTTCTTTTTTGTTCAAATATTGTACTTCTTTTATCATTTAATGGAATTAATACTACTTTCTTTTGCATTCAATTTCAATATATTGTATTTATAGATATGagttatatttatttgattGTTTGAACCAAATTTTAGATAAAAGTTATAAGCAATTATTTAGTTCTTATCGTTCAATATTATTAAACTGTTTAGTCCCTATATTACATCAAACTGAGAACTGGATGGTCTCCATTTTACAAAAATAGAAAACTGATTAGTTCTTATAATTTGAAAATGAGCAAATTATCTCTAATTAAAATAGCAAAATGCATGAAACTATTTGATTTCCAaatctcatatatatatatatatatatattgctcaTCATTTAATCTTATTAACTAAACTAAGAACTTGATGGTCTCTGCAATTTGAAACTTAGCTAGCAAATTATCTTTCAGACTATATGATACTAATATAAAATACAGAaatgtataaaataatataaatagaagTCTGATTTCCAAATTCCAGATATATAAGCAAGTATTTAgtccttattattattatttttttggcaGAGCTCATTGTTTAATCTTATTAAACTGTTTCATCCCTACATTAGACAAACATTAAACTAAATAGTCCCTATATTACATCTCTGGAAAGCTATTTCCTTCTTGCAATTGGAAAATGAGACACGTAAAATTATCTTAAAATCTTCACTCCATAACAATATCAACGgccaaaaaaataaacaaatcaacatataaaaatacataaaacaGAGGATCGAAGTTCTATTTTCCACATTCCAAATTATACTTTCAATacatttcatttatattttacttgttCATACTCACAAAAACCAAAGATACAATCAAAATAGCTACAAGAATCTTCAAATGCCCTAATAATGCTTCAGCTGTTTCCAATTTCAGATGCTTTAACTTTTGctcctcttttattttcaatatcccTTCCCTAATTTCATCGAACACCCTGTGATGCAATACTGTAATTTCTTCATTGCACAAGCTATGGCTTTGTGCTGTTGAACTTGGAACACCTTGTGATGCAATACTGTAATTTCTTCATTGCACAAGCTATGGCTTTGTGCTGTTGAACTTGGAGAGAAATTGGAATGCACCAACTACGCCAACTCCCACACACATTGTCACAACAGTAATAATATGGCCTATTTGGATTATCAATTGATTTTGAGATTCTAATCCCAGCTCTTTTTCCACACCTACAACTCACATTTAACAACCTAACATCCTATTCACCTATATTTCCACTAGAATCAGATGACATTTTCACTCCAAATAAGAGAAAGCAAACAAGatttaagaaaagaagaagaaattctTGACTTTTTCCTAAACTCACGATATAGAAGATgaaaaactatatattttctTGGCTACCATGTAAAATAACGAGAGGAGAAGAGAGATATGACAATTAGGGATTTGAATTTGGTTTAGGGCTTTTAAACATTACAAGAAGGTTATTTTCGAACTATAAATTTTATGTCTTCTCCTTTCTCATCAAAACTAACAACATTAGACATAAAACCTAACAGCAAGGACTAATTGGTTGATTATTAAAATATGAgggatgttttaatgtgtttttaaaaatttaagaactaAATAGTAAGTTTTTCTATTCCaggactaaataatatttttttaagttattaataaaattatgtaacTATTTGAGTTTTATGGATATATGTATTTGTACTTGTAATCCATGTTAGGTTGAGATACGAgatctaataatatattatgcaCTGTATACCATACCATCATTGCagactaatttatttatttatatatatgtattttttttaggCATAGATATAAGCAATAGATATAAGCAAATTGATGAATTAAATtcgtatattatttatttttcgtcCTTATTTTTTGACTGTGTAATTGTTTGATTTTTAACATGTTATTTTGtactaaaattataaagttaTCTTAATTATACTTTTGAATGATTAAGTttgttataatataattttaaagtttatagTGTGACAAGATTTTTTTGAATAAAGTAtaaaatgtaaatatatatttcacttttttttaaatataaaataattagttaattttgataatatacaagaatttaataataatttacccTATCATTTTTGCTCAGTGGCTACCATGAGACATAGGTATTTAAATGACTGTTGCATGATGAGACTGCTGCTGCCTCAATTAAACTTTTGTTATAAAGAAAAGTTCTCTCTCGTTAgacattttatttgaaattaagaattttaaaagaatttaattgaattaatttttttttgttttatgaatttttttttgaaataaaagaattcatCATTCACGCTAAACAAGGAGCgagctttttaatttatttccacGATAGGATATgttgaaaaaacaaaaaagagttCCTAAAGGCGAAGGATCTTGATCCATTCATTATCACATAGAACATGACTTGTTACGATTCTTAAATCGTGTAAATTGCATTATACCTCAACTCATGGCGTGTAACAGCAAGGTAACAACTTTAACTTGCACATGAAATCCCCATAATTTTTAATGATCATGGGTTTTTGTGTTATAAATTAAAGTTGAGATATTTTACCGTTACACACCCTGAAATTGGTTTTGCTCCTTCTACTGAACAGGTACAGTTCCACAAGCTTATGGAAAATTTGGCTGTGAAACAAGCAGTAAAAGAGTAATCAAGAGAGTATTGAAACAAAATTAGTTGAATCTTGGTGATTGATTCCACCTTTCTTTCAAGTATTCCTCCACACAAAGATTATTCCCTTGCTCCAAACTACTTGATGATATAGAATCATCATCCAAATCAAGCAATGCAAGATTCAAATGTAACTCTGCACTAGAATTTGGATAAACTTCATCATCATTTTCCTCTTGGTTTTCGTtatcctctagatccttatttcgaAGATTCGCCCATGTCACTGCATCTTTATCCCCTCTTAGGAGATTCAAAACCTGAGGAAAGAAAGGGAAAATATTACCACTCTATTAGTGCTGCAAAGGAACATGAGTTTGCAAAGGAATATGAGTTTTTCTTATCAGAATTTAGACTGAAATGTTGTGCCTCAATCATTTTAGGACGAAGCCTAGCTGAACGTGTAATGCAGAGTTTGGCTGCAAGAATCATTCTTTGCAGTTGATCCTCATCAAAGTATTCGTCTAAATTTGGATCTAATATATCTCTTGCATTTCCACAATCGACTTTCGGTTTTGCCTAAATCAACAGAACTCAATGTTAGCAATTAAACTAACAGAAGCAAATATTCTAATAATGCAGAAGACTCTTACCCACATCACCAAGCTCTCCTGATTCTTAGAAGTCTCATGACCAATAGGTCTTCTTCCTGATAATAACTCAAGTAGAATTACAccaaaagcatacacatcaatcTTGTCACTGACTTTCCCATACATAAAATATTCAGGAGCAAGATATCCAAATGTTCCAACTACGTCGCATTGAGTCATACAAGATGAAGTTGTTGGTCCCCATATAGCTAGCCCAAAATCAGATAACTATCTCATAGAACAATAACAAATTCATGTTATAATTCTGCAACAGTCATAAGAGCTTGGAGAACATATTTGGTCTGGTGGAATACCTGAGGTTCCAACTCATCTGAAAGAAGAATGTTGGAAGATTTGACATCTCTATGAATAACAGGAGGTGAGTATTCACTGTGCAAGTAAGTTAAGGCTTCAGCAATTTTGATAGCAATTTTAGACTTCATTTCCCATGATACTGCAGATTTATCTTTGCTATCACCTATACAATTGATATGAATTTTCACCTCAGAATTGTTTCTATCAAGTTTCATCAAATGGAGAAAAAATTGAAGCTTTACCTTGTAGATTTTCCTCTAAGTTTCCATTAGAGAACAAATCATATACAGAGATGAGATCAGTATCTCTGATGCAAACCCCCACAAGACTTACAATGTTCTTGTGGTTCAGTGAGGAGATTATTTCAACTTCTTGAGCAAAATCTTTCCTTGCTTCTGGGGAAGACTTTCGAATCTTTACTGCCACTTGCTTGCCATCTGGAAGAATTCCTTTGTAAACCCGATTACATTCTCCTTTTCCAATCAAGTTCCCTATAATAAGATCAGGAATTTTTAATGAGAATATGCTTCAGGAGGCAAAAAAAAGAATACTCCATTAGTGCATATCTTGTGAATCACGATAGATTTATGGTAAAAACCTGGGGAAAATTTTGAAGTTGCAGTTTTCAAAACCTCATAATTGAACCATTTGCAACCAGAAAAATTAGTTTTCAGCAGAATCTCCAAGCTATAATGCAATTCCCCTGATCCATAAGCACCAATCTCATTGCTCTCTTCCAAGCTGTCACTACTCTCCCGTTCAGATGATCTCTCTGTGCTTGAACCTAGAGGACTTTTATGTGGCCAACGGACAGGTAAGCTCATTGCCCATTGCACCACAGACAATTCCCTCGCCTGCAGGGTCTTCAGACTAGCTGAAGTTGCTCTCCTAAGCAGTGGCCAACCAGGTCTCTGATCCAAAATATCTCCTGTAAAATAAGCAGTTGATCTCTTCTGAAGTTCATGTGGAAGGGTTGGGATTTCGTCTTTAGAGTTTTGGCTCTCACATCTTGTCAAAACTTCAATGCTAGATTTTACAGTATCTAACTCAGAACCTCCAAACTCAGACTGGACATCATCAGGCAAGGGACTTTTGAGTAGATTTAGACTTGGTCTTGGATCTCCACTGAGGCCTGACATAATTGAAAATAGTATATATTTTCCCCGTTTGGAATCAAGAATTTCATAAGCTTTTCTAACAACTCTCTTGTTTGGaatgaaagaattcaattttttttaactaaaaaatttgaaagaagTTGAAATCTTGTATGATTCTACAAGAATTCATTTAAATCATTTTCCTGCAAAATGAATCATGCCATTATGTCTTTGTAGGATCAACCCAAATGTGCTTCTTTAAGGACACAAATACTAAACCTGAGAGTTGATAACTGATGCACCTTCCAAACAAGATTTTGCCGTTGCGGATAGCCAAAACATCAGTGGTTGGAGGCAGTCGCTTAGTACAATATCCAGCAGTGGAAGTCCAACCCCTACAAATGGTATCTGCTTAGACTAATCAGAGAAAAAATGTAAATCAAATAAATGCAAATGCAGAACTTAAGTTTCTAGCTTTCCCTACCCTAGAGCACTTTGATTGCTGATCCCCACAACTAGAGCCACAGCATTATGGATCTTTGCCTCTCTAACCAAAGTCCTTTGAACAGAAATTCCTGTGCAGACCTGACCGATAAGATCAACCTGAAACCCGAGCACGAAAAATCATGTCAAGTTGTCATTGTTGTATTATCCAGGAGATAGGTATTAGTAAAGTTTGTAATCAGCAACCTTCTTTAGGGAACATAAGCCATCATATACTTCTAAGTAACTATCCAACAAGGGCTTTTCTTTCAAAGCACCTCCTGCATTTAAGAGAATATCAATTTGATGTATTCTATATATTATACAGAAAATCAATATATGAGAAACAGGGAGCATTACTGGAACTTCGACAAACATGAACTGCAATAACAGAGTCTCCAGGTTCAGCAACTTTCACAAGTGCCCAGTTCAGCAGTTCTCTGCCATGGTTATCAAATCTTAACCCAACTAATACATTCCTTCTCCCAGTAGCTTGAGCTTCCTCCTCAGCTGGCATGTTTTGCTCCTGTAGTTCCGTCTTATACTTGACTGATTACGTCCCCAATATCAAAGCTTCTGTAGATTCCATTCTTCCTTGAATTTGCATACTTCTGCAAATTTACTCTCCACAAGAACTATTCCACTTCTTGATGTTATCATTTCAATATCTGCAAGAACAGGGTTAACATGGTTAGGATAGCAAGATTGCTAGAATAAGCAATGTAATATCAGACTCCACCACCATGTAGGCACAATTTATAGCTGCTAATTGTGATTAAAAAGGCTACCCATTATCAGATTCCACCTGAATGATCCAAATTCATGAATTTTAAACAAATCCCAATAGAATTCGCATACCCACCATAGAAAAACAACTAAGTTAGCCACAAGAtcttgagaaaaaaaaaggtatAAAAAATGGTGAATGATGCAAGATATATACAggacaaacaaataaaaaaaatacctaaaCTTTGTAGCCATTTGCCATTCAAGCTCACCAAGGAATGTAAAATGAGACTGCCACCAAATACTATTATCATCCTACCTAATGCAACTAATTTCAAGCTTCACATAAAAAAATCAGGACAAAAAATGAACTACTAATAAACTAAAGACGAGTGTTTTTCTGACGATTAAGATGAGTTAAGCAAGTGggtttatttgaaaataaaaattaatttgaataaatgaataaatcaaAGAGatgtttataaaattttgagGAAGAAAGAGTAGCAAGGGAAATTGGTCAAAGTTTTTGTTTGCAAAGCAAGAAGTGCAGAGAACGCAGGAGTTTTCTTCGaaagaatataattaaatttactttttgtTTAGAAAACCGGCAAATTTCGCGGGAAACCCCCGTTATCCGGTCATTTTCAGACTTCACAAAGGCTATTCTACCGGCTATTTTGGCTGAGGGGAATTTGTGGGGATGACGGAGGGGGCACCATGGGATTTTTTTAAGCTCTTGAAACTCGAaaggcctttttttttttgggccaGTAAATTCGAAGGGGTTTAAAGATTATGTACTCCTACTATTcgtacaaaaatatttttttattgaaaactatattttaaaactCGGCAATCCTACaagaatttttaaattctattttttgaagtataatattacaaaattaaagagtagaatattacatttaaaaaaatatata
This sequence is a window from Manihot esculenta cultivar AM560-2 chromosome 4, M.esculenta_v8, whole genome shotgun sequence. Protein-coding genes within it:
- the LOC110608144 gene encoding proline-rich receptor-like protein kinase PERK9, yielding MPAEEEAQATGRRNVLVGLRFDNHGRELLNWALVKVAEPGDSVIAVHVCRSSRGALKEKPLLDSYLEVYDGLCSLKKVDLIGQVCTGISVQRTLVREAKIHNAVALVVGISNQSALGGWTSTAGYCTKRLPPTTDVLAIRNGKILFGRCISYQLSGLSGDPRPSLNLLKSPLPDDVQSEFGGSELDTVKSSIEVLTRCESQNSKDEIPTLPHELQKRSTAYFTGDILDQRPGWPLLRRATSASLKTLQARELSVVQWAMSLPVRWPHKSPLGSSTERSSERESSDSLEESNEIGAYGSGELHYSLEILLKTNFSGCKWFNYEVLKTATSKFSPGNLIGKGECNRVYKGILPDGKQVAVKIRKSSPEARKDFAQEVEIISSLNHKNIVSLVGVCIRDTDLISVYDLFSNGNLEENLQGDSKDKSAVSWEMKSKIAIKIAEALTYLHSEYSPPVIHRDVKSSNILLSDELEPQLSDFGLAIWGPTTSSCMTQCDVVGTFGYLAPEYFMYGKVSDKIDVYAFGVILLELLSGRRPIGHETSKNQESLVMWAKPKVDCGNARDILDPNLDEYFDEDQLQRMILAAKLCITRSARLRPKMIEVLNLLRGDKDAVTWANLRNKDLEDNENQEENDDEVYPNSSAELHLNLALLDLDDDSISSSSLEQGNNLCVEEYLKERWNQSPRFN